The sequence below is a genomic window from Meiothermus sp. Pnk-1.
TACCCTGCTCTACCTGGTCATCGCCAGCGGCTCTTTTGTGCTGGGGGTCCTGGGGAGGTTTGGGGGTCAGGCCCCCGCCCATGACCTTCCCTGGTTCATGGTTTTTACCGCCACCCTCGCCAGCATATACGGCTTTTTCTGGGGATTCCTGGCCGCGGGGGTATCGGCTTTGCTGCTTGGCCCCAGCGGCCCGGAGGGGCTATTCCTGCTCCTTTCTGCCGGGCTTGCCCACGGCATCGGGAAAAGCCTGCGCCAGGCCCATCGCCGGGCCCGGGCCCTGGCCAAAAGCCACCGCTTCATCGCAGAAGCCCTGCAGGCCCTGACCCAGGTAGAACACCGCCAGGATCTGCTGAAAAGCCTCCCCGAACGCCTGGCCAGCCTGGGAGAGGGGGGGCATATCGGGGTGTGGGTGCCTCAAGGGGAAGGCCTCCGCTGCCTCAGCAGCGTCCCCCCCCTGGGCCTTCAGGAAATCCCGGCGCGGGGGGTGGTGGGCCGCGCCCTGCGGGAGGGGAAGCCCCAGCACGTGCCCGATGTGCGCCAGGAACCCGACCACATCGCCGCCCCGGGCTTTTCCACCCTGGCCGAGCTGGCGTTGCCCCTGTTTGAGCGGGGGGAGGGGGTGGCGGTGCTCAACCTCGAGCGCAGCCGACCCTTCCTGAACGAAGAGGTGGAGGGCCTGACCCGCTTTGCCGAGACGGTGAGCCTCCAGCTCGACCGCCTGGCCGACCTGGAGGTGCGCCGGTTGCTCACGGAGCTGGCCACCGGATTGCAGGGGGTTCACACCTTGCACCAAGCGGCCGAGATGGCCCTCGCGCTGCTGCTGAAAGAGCTCGAGCTGGAAGCCGGGGTAATCTGGAGGGTGCAGGGCGCGCGGATGGAGACCCTGGCCCATCTGGGCATAAGCGATCCGGGGCTTTTGCGGCTCCTGCGCGAGGGGCTGCCCTACGGCCAGGGCCTGGCCTGGGAGGTCTACCGCACGGGAGAACCCCACTACACCCAGGCCTACCCGGAGCACTCCCAGGGGGTGGCGACCCTGCAAGCCTTGGACTGGCGTACCCTCGTGGCCCACCCGGTTCCTACCTCGGGCTCCGGGCCGAGCCGATTCGTCCTGGTGGTAGGGGAAAGGGCCCAAAGGCCTTGGCGCAGGGCGGAGCGGGAGCTGCTATCTCTTTTCTGCCGCACCCTGGGGGTAGGCTTCGAGCGCCTGGTGGAAAGGGCCCGCCACGAAGGCCTGAACCGGCTGACGCAGGAACTCCTGGACAAGCCCTCCGACGAGCCTTACCAAAGGGTACTGCAGGAGGCCATCCGGCAGGTGCCGGGCAGCGAAGCGGGAAGCCTGCTGGTGCTGGAGGGAGGGGAATACCGGTTCAAAGCGGCGGTAGGCTATGACCTAAAGGGGTTGCAGACCCTGACCCTCAGCCCGCAAGCAGCCCTCCTATGGTACGGGCTGGGGGAGGAGCAGGCGCATAGGGGGGAGCCCCGCCTCATAACCACCGAGGGTGTGGCCATCTCCGAGGTGAGCCACCAGACCGCTCCTCCCGAGGTCATCGACACCGCAGGTCGGGTGCGGGAGATCCAGGCCAACCTCTGCCTGCCCATGGCGTATCGGGGGGAGGTGCTGGCCTATCTGAACCTGGACAACCTGCACGACCCTCGAGCCCTGGGCGAGGATAGCCTGCGGGCTGCCCGCTTCTTCGCCGCTCCCCTGGCCACCCTGCTCCACGAGCAGCGCACCCACCGCCTGCTCGAGAAGGCCGCCCTCACCGATGCCCTCACCGGGCTGCCCAACCGCCGGGCGTTCGACCGCGCCCTCCCGGAGGAGCTGGAGAGGGCGGCCCGCTATGCTTACCCCCTTTCCCTGGCGGTGCTCGACCTGAAGGGCTTCAAGGCCATCAACGACCGCTTAGGCCACGCTACCGGGGACCAGGCCCTGACCCTGGTGGCCCGAGCCCTCGAGCGGGAGCGGCGCAGCGGGGACTATCTGTTCCGCTGGGGCGGGGATGAGTTCGCCGCCATCTTCTCCTACACCTCCAAGGAGGAGGCCCTGGTGGTCGCCCTGCGTTACGCCCAGGCTATCGGGGGTATTCGCTTCGGGGAATTGTGTTTAGGGGTGAGCATCGGCCTGGCGGCCTACCCGGAGGACGGCACCACCCCCGACGCGCTGCTCGTCGCCGCGGACACCCGGATGTACCAGGCCAAGGCCTCGGGGAGCGTCGTGAGCCTCTGAGGAAAAGCCCGCCGGAGGGTGTGGCGCCCCCTGGCGGAGCGCTCGCGGCAGCCCCGCGGGCTCACCCCCGGCGCAGCTGCCGAACAAAGACTCGGGTCAGCTCTGGGTCGAACTGCTGCCCGG
It includes:
- a CDS encoding diguanylate cyclase, with product MKPDTLLYLVIASGSFVLGVLGRFGGQAPAHDLPWFMVFTATLASIYGFFWGFLAAGVSALLLGPSGPEGLFLLLSAGLAHGIGKSLRQAHRRARALAKSHRFIAEALQALTQVEHRQDLLKSLPERLASLGEGGHIGVWVPQGEGLRCLSSVPPLGLQEIPARGVVGRALREGKPQHVPDVRQEPDHIAAPGFSTLAELALPLFERGEGVAVLNLERSRPFLNEEVEGLTRFAETVSLQLDRLADLEVRRLLTELATGLQGVHTLHQAAEMALALLLKELELEAGVIWRVQGARMETLAHLGISDPGLLRLLREGLPYGQGLAWEVYRTGEPHYTQAYPEHSQGVATLQALDWRTLVAHPVPTSGSGPSRFVLVVGERAQRPWRRAERELLSLFCRTLGVGFERLVERARHEGLNRLTQELLDKPSDEPYQRVLQEAIRQVPGSEAGSLLVLEGGEYRFKAAVGYDLKGLQTLTLSPQAALLWYGLGEEQAHRGEPRLITTEGVAISEVSHQTAPPEVIDTAGRVREIQANLCLPMAYRGEVLAYLNLDNLHDPRALGEDSLRAARFFAAPLATLLHEQRTHRLLEKAALTDALTGLPNRRAFDRALPEELERAARYAYPLSLAVLDLKGFKAINDRLGHATGDQALTLVARALERERRSGDYLFRWGGDEFAAIFSYTSKEEALVVALRYAQAIGGIRFGELCLGVSIGLAAYPEDGTTPDALLVAADTRMYQAKASGSVVSL